A stretch of DNA from Variovorax paradoxus:
TGCCGCTCCTCGCCCGCCTCGTAGGTTGCCGACTCGTGCCCCTTGATCAGCGTCGTGCGCGTTTTGTCGGTCGTGTGCGTCTCGTCGCCTTCCACCTCCACATCGAGGTTGCGCTCGGCGTGCAGCAGGACCTGCTCGGCGCCCCTCTTGTCCTCGAACACGAAGGCGTTCGCGTTCGCACTTGACCCGCCCTTGCTCGAACGCGTGACGATGCCGCTCTTGGTCGCCTCGCCCGGCAACGAGAACGGTGGCATCTGGTCGGCGTTGTACACGCGCCCCACGATCACCGGCCGGTCGATGCGGCCGCCGATGAAGTCCACCACCACCTCCTGGCCGATGCGCGGCGTGAACACACCGCCGAAGCGCTCGCCCGCCCAGATGTGCGACACGCGCACGAAGCGCGAGCTGTTCTCGTTGCGCTGGCCCACGCGGTCCCAGTGAAATTGCACCTTCACACGCCCATATTCGTCGGTCCAGATCTCTTCGCCCTCGGGCCCCACCACGGTCGCCGTCTGCGGCCCGCTCGTGCGCGGCACCGGTGTGTGCCGCTGCGCCCGGAACGCCTGCGCGCTGGGCTGCACCACGAAGTCGAAGTTGTATTCCCCCGGCGCCGCACCGCTCGCATAGCCGCCCTCGCGCAGCGCGTAGTCGACAGCCACCACAAGGTACTCTCGGTTGTCGTCCGATCGCGGCGCGTTGCGCATCGTGAAGGTGCCGCCCGGCGCCAGGCCGCGCACGGTCGCGCGGCCCACGCTGCGCTGCGCCAGCGCCTGCGACTCTTCCAGCCGCACGCGCGCGTAATGCTCGCCGTCTCCGGCTTGCGGGTAGTCGCCCAGCCACTCGTACATCTCGTAGTCGCCGTTGTCGTGCCCGCGCGGCTGGCTGCGCACATTCACCAGGTCGCCCTTGGGCGTGGTGAAGTTGAAGTCGTCCACCGTGTAGCGGCCCGAGCGAACCTCCTCGCTGGGCTGCCACTCGCGGATGACCTCCAGGTCTTCGCCGATGTCGCGGTCCGCCGCGAAGTGGTCGATGGTCTCGTAGCCCGGCATCGCCTCGTGCGCGGCGATGTCGTCCGCCAGCACCAGCGTGTGCTGGTTCTTCTCGTGCTTGAAGTAGTAGTAGATGCCTTCGAGCTCCATCAGCCGGCTCACGAACGCGAAGTCGCTCTCGTTGTACTGCACGCAGTACTCCCACTGCCGATAGCTGTTGCTGAGCTTCTTCTCGAACGCGAAACCGTAGTCGCCGAACACCTCTTCCAGGATCTCCACCACGCTCTTGTTCTGGAAGATCTTGTTGTCGCTCGAGCGCGTGAGGTACCACAGCCACGGGCGCACCGTCGCCCGGTACACGGTATAGCGCGGCGTGTCGCCTTCGCGTCCGATCATCGAGAAGCGCACCACCTGGCCGTTCAAAAAGCGCGGCTGCGCTGTCGCCGTCAGGATCTCCAGCGCCAGCGGCTTGCCCAGCACCGACTTCAGATCGATCGACGCGCTCGGGCTCAGCAGGTCCACCTCGAACTCGAACAGCTGCGACAAACCCTCGCTGCCATGCATCGAACGAAACTTCAGCCGGTCTTCGCCCAAGGGGGTGTGCGCCTTCACGATCCTGGTCATCACCGCCATCCTTTTTCAGTTCGTCTTGACAAAGATCGTTCCCTTTACCGCCCTCATTCCATGGGTCTTGCGCTCCTTCAGGAACTGTCCGAACTTC
This window harbors:
- a CDS encoding type VI secretion system Vgr family protein — encoded protein: MTRIVKAHTPLGEDRLKFRSMHGSEGLSQLFEFEVDLLSPSASIDLKSVLGKPLALEILTATAQPRFLNGQVVRFSMIGREGDTPRYTVYRATVRPWLWYLTRSSDNKIFQNKSVVEILEEVFGDYGFAFEKKLSNSYRQWEYCVQYNESDFAFVSRLMELEGIYYYFKHEKNQHTLVLADDIAAHEAMPGYETIDHFAADRDIGEDLEVIREWQPSEEVRSGRYTVDDFNFTTPKGDLVNVRSQPRGHDNGDYEMYEWLGDYPQAGDGEHYARVRLEESQALAQRSVGRATVRGLAPGGTFTMRNAPRSDDNREYLVVAVDYALREGGYASGAAPGEYNFDFVVQPSAQAFRAQRHTPVPRTSGPQTATVVGPEGEEIWTDEYGRVKVQFHWDRVGQRNENSSRFVRVSHIWAGERFGGVFTPRIGQEVVVDFIGGRIDRPVIVGRVYNADQMPPFSLPGEATKSGIVTRSSKGGSSANANAFVFEDKRGAEQVLLHAERNLDVEVEGDETHTTDKTRTTLIKGHESATYEAGEERHITAGAVETIDGGEERTVTGGATETVAGGEQRTITGGAIETITGGETRTVTGGITETVNGGVMLTVNGGSIRLLSGSDLRITGSGRIETVHAMDLKQVNGTDCTSVTGPKVVVAPLIIYHTTQHLDTTSTYTIKATVSITRSPHTILNVADETWLKCDFLRWSNQTVRAIVLATDFYGLKLQACGINTQINGWFTNRATNFLLDAPVKFETSARSSKKKGLNIGICKLHLSCVYMTKKK